A stretch of the Hemitrygon akajei chromosome 30, sHemAka1.3, whole genome shotgun sequence genome encodes the following:
- the snapc5 gene encoding snRNA-activating protein complex subunit 5 yields the protein MLSRLQELKKEEEALLKIKTTLQDQLNRLKVEELALRSMITTKEQGDAVDNDGSGQAPESLESLMQVDNECAINQTQLQLSTSQFVTHVRQEEEEEEEEEYN from the exons ATGTTGAGTCGGCTACAGGAGCTGAAAAAAGAGGAGGAAGCTCTGCTGAAGATCAAAACCACTTTGCAGGATCAGTTAAACAGACTCAAG GTGGAAGAGTTGGCCTTGCGATCCATGATCACAACCAAAGAGCAAGGTGACGCAGTTGACAATGATGGGAGTGGACAGGCACCTGAATCTCTGGAG TCTTTGATGCAGGTAGACAATGAATGTGCCATCAATCAAACCCAGCTTCAGTTGAGTACATCCCAGTTCGTTACTCATGTaagacaggaggaggaggaggaagaggaagaggaatacAATTAA